A segment of the Vespula pensylvanica isolate Volc-1 chromosome 9, ASM1446617v1, whole genome shotgun sequence genome:
ATTTCGAACCTGTGAAAGATGTCGTCGTTGCGGTGGCTGCGAGAGATCAAAaccatcatcgtcgtcgtcgtcgtcctcgtcataATCATCGTTAttctcatcttcttcgtcctcttctttctcttgattattttcaaatttctctTGTTCCTTCTCACTAAACTCGAACGATGATTTCATACGATCGATCTTACTCGAAACTTCGTTAATTCGCCCAACTCGAGTTTCGTCGAATACGTTCGATGATCTCGACGATGGATCTACGATAatcccttttatttctttcgatggatctacgatctttttctttgcgatCATCGTATAACTTATGTCGTTGTTAAATACCGATCTAGTATCGATCGTCCTTTTctcatcgatctttttatcgatcttactCTCTTTCAAGTCGACGTTATCGTCGTATCTTCTCGCAGGCATCGATCGTTCCTCgcattcaaaattttttatcctgTTCGATACCATCGAACTTTCGTCATTAGATCTAACTAATGTCGTCCTATCGTTAATTTTAGAATATTCGATGGCCGTCGTTTCCCGACGGATCTCGTAATACTTAACGAAATTTCTAACGCTACCGGGGATTATCGTTAGAGTATCTTGCCCTGACGATTGGTCGTTACTTAAAACTACGGGTGTCTTTATGGCCCTGTtattgtcatcatcatcatcatcatcatcatcattatcatcatcatcatcatcattatcatcattatcatcatcattatcatcattatcatcaatatcatcatcatcattatcgtcattattattgcGATGGGTTATTAAAATTGGAATTTTTTCTCTAACTATGGCACAGTTATCAATGCTATtattcttcctcctcttatATTCTATCGATTCGTCAACATTATTACtacatattatttctaaacgatcgatcgtattattatCCTTCCTCCTTTCATCATCAGTTAATCCATCAACGTTTTTAGGTAAATCTTCGATATCCTTAATCACCCTCGTACCTTCGTCCTTCGAACCTTTGTGATTGCTCTTCGAGTCTGATGTCTCGATGACACACTTTTCCCTTACATGACACTTGGACATTTTCATCATATCGTTGTCCAGCTGTCGACTCTCCATTATTTCCGCTTGGATTCTTCGTACCGCCATCTGGTTCGTAGTGATAATCTTCCTAccgtttttatcattatcgtttttgtcgtcttcgtcgtcaacaagatttttttttacttcattcGTCTCATCCGTAACGAAGGACTCAACGTTCTTCAAATTAACCGAATCTTCGacttcattataattattataattattattattattattattattattattcttcatcgtcgtcgagCTTCTCAATTTGATCGTAGGAAAGTTAACGAGCAACTCACTTAGAACGTCGCTTTTGAcgtcttttatgtttttatcatCGAACGAATTACGGCatccttttgtctttctcctACACGTTGCATTATccctattattttttttactcgtctCATCGActtcgatcaatcgatcgttttttggATGGATCCCTACGATCTCGCAATATCTGCTCGTATTATTCCAATCTTCTTCATCCCTATTATTCTCCGACAACATGGTTTCTAAAAATGTATTGCGTCTTACGTCAACCGACGATATACCgggtatatcttttttatcgattgttaTTGTCTCATCGTCATCGATCTTTTTAACGGGATCTTTCGAAAGATCAGACAAGCTTGGAAtcgtattcatttttaattcattcagAATTTGAGTTCTTGTTGAATCCGTAACGACTTTCGATGGTTCGTCGTTGATCTTCCTTTCGTAttgatttttgtataataataattcatcgttattatcggACACTTCGTCGGATTCCTCATCCTCCCAATCTATCGGGCTGTCGTTCATAAAATTACGAACCGATTGGGTTACGAAGATTTTtctacgttcgttcgtatctATTCGTTTTTGAGAATTACAATGAGATTCATCTGCGGATTCTTCgtcgaggaagaaaatatttttattagtctCTTTAATTCCGTAATTGACGTTgtcatcgtcttcgtcctcttcatacttgttgttgtttttgttacTGTCGTTGTCCTTGTTAGAAACTTCTTCCTCCCTCGATAATCTCTCCGACAAGTTACGTTCGATCTTAAGTTCAGGTACCACCTGTTCCTTCGTCAAAGTATCTTCGAGTATTAAGGATAAATCACtggaagaaatattattgaatcTATCTTCCTCAATCGTTTTCTTCTcatcattgaaattttctttaatatcaacGGTACTATTACCGATCTGCGGAGAAATTTCAATAGATTTTCGATCGACATTATTCAGGATCAAAGATCCAAATGGTATTTCACCGAATATGTCGGCGTTGTCGGTAGTTGgcaaatttctttcgaaattatcTTCTACAgtctgctgctgctgctgctgctgctgcggttcctcctcctcctcctcctcctcctcctcctcctcctcctcctcctcctcctcctcctcctccctcttctgTTCCTTCGCGTCAGCTTCCTCGTTCCTGATCGAATCGATATTCCGAAGACCACCATCGACCTTGGGTGGCATCGAGGAATTCGATGACTCTATTACGAATCTCACTTTGGTAGCTGTGTGTTCGAGGGTGATCTCGTTGCTTTGAAGTATATCATAACATAAAGATGATCTTCTCGATCGTCTGACGTTCAAGGCGCTACTCCTATCTATGTAatcgtcgaaaataaaattattcccAGGATCGACACCGTGAAATTCcgcattttcattttccaagGACGTTTTCCATCTGTCCAAACATTTTTCGAAGGGAAAATTCGTCGGGGTTACGCGGAAACAAATctcgttatcgtcgttatcgtcatcgtcctcgtcgatACGATTATCccgtaggaaggaaggatccTTTGTAAAATCATTCAAATCTTTCCCGTTTCGTTCTCCTACGAAGAAACTTTCCATCTCATTTTCAACCTTCCTCGAttcctttttcaatattttttcgtccACGATCGACGACACCGATTGCACCGAATCGTTCGTTATAATAACATCTTGAAGATCATCGAGCGTGAAGAACAATGATGGATATTTGTCGTATTCCTTTTTCCTCACCATCTGATCGTATCTCGGAGAACGTACGATCatcgtttcttcctcctcctttttttcatttttttcctcgtcgtcgtcatcttttctatcgtctaacgtcgataatttttttttaggacgCTCCAAGACCGTCAACAACTCTTTCTCAGTACTCTCATCAATCTTCGAgtcactattactactactactactactactactactactattactactacttttATTAGGTCGAAGGACTTCGTCGTCCTTCTTATTAAACACTTTTTTCGATACaaccttctcctcctcgtgCAACGTCAGCAACTCCTTCTTACGATTCTCATCGAATTTAAATTCTATCTTAGGAACATCTCCGTACGTTTTCTTCCTACATAAATAAATCTCTTCCCTTATAATATTATCCTTCGAATTATCCGACTTTAACAAGATATCGTTGCTCGTATCATCTACGTTCCTGGTTTGAAACTTCGATGTCGGTTCATCGTGAATTATGATCCTCGTTTTAATCTGACTCTTATCAACGTTTTCGTTGACCTTGTTTTTTCTTGGTAATTGAGAAGGCGGTGGTGGCGGGGGTAGACGCTTTCGATCGACCCTCCTCGTAGTAGTTGCGATTTCCTTCCCCGTAATTTCCGcgtttataacttttttttttctttttcgtctcgGTGGTacaggtggtggtggtggtggtggtggtggtggtgatgctGATAGCGATGGTGACGGTGTCTTCTCACCTACGATcagaagaaacatttttctttcttttttttttttcttttttttttctatccctttTCATTCACGCACCTGCGCGAATATGGTCTATCATGGTAGCTaggtgatatatatatatatatttattacgaataaagtttcttttttattttcttttctttttt
Coding sequences within it:
- the LOC122631962 gene encoding protein PFC0760c-like produces the protein MIDHIRAGEKTPSPSLSASPPPPPPPPPPVPPRRKRKKKVINAEITGKEIATTTRRVDRKRLPPPPPPSQLPRKNKVNENVDKSQIKTRIIIHDEPTSKFQTRNVDDTSNDILLKSDNSKDNIIREEIYLCRKKTYGDVPKIEFKFDENRKKELLTLHEEEKVVSKKVFNKKDDEVLRPNKSSSNSSSSSSSSSSNSDSKIDESTEKELLTVLERPKKKLSTLDDRKDDDDEEKNEKKEEEETMIVRSPRYDQMVRKKEYDKYPSLFFTLDDLQDVIITNDSVQSVSSIVDEKILKKESRKVENEMESFFVGERNGKDLNDFTKDPSFLRDNRIDEDDDDNDDNEICFRVTPTNFPFEKCLDRWKTSLENENAEFHGVDPGNNFIFDDYIDRSSALNVRRSRRSSLCYDILQSNEITLEHTATKVRFVIESSNSSMPPKVDGGLRNIDSIRNEEADAKEQKREEEEEEEEEEEEEEEEEEEEEPQQQQQQQQTVEDNFERNLPTTDNADIFGEIPFGSLILNNVDRKSIEISPQIGNSTVDIKENFNDEKKTIEEDRFNNISSSDLSLILEDTLTKEQVVPELKIERNLSERLSREEEVSNKDNDSNKNNNKYEEDEDDDNVNYGIKETNKNIFFLDEESADESHCNSQKRIDTNERRKIFVTQSVRNFMNDSPIDWEDEESDEVSDNNDELLLYKNQYERKINDEPSKVVTDSTRTQILNELKMNTIPSLSDLSKDPVKKIDDDETITIDKKDIPGISSVDVRRNTFLETMLSENNRDEEDWNNTSRYCEIVGIHPKNDRLIEVDETSKKNNRDNATCRRKTKGCRNSFDDKNIKDVKSDVLSELLVNFPTIKLRSSTTMKNNNNNNNNNNYNNYNEVEDSVNLKNVESFVTDETNEVKKNLVDDEDDKNDNDKNGRKIITTNQMAVRRIQAEIMESRQLDNDMMKMSKCHVREKCVIETSDSKSNHKGSKDEGTRVIKDIEDLPKNVDGLTDDERRKDNNTIDRLEIICSNNVDESIEYKRRKNNSIDNCAIVREKIPILITHRNNNDDNDDDDIDDNDDNDDDNDDNDDDDDDNDDDDDDDDDNNRAIKTPVVLSNDQSSGQDTLTIIPGSVRNFVKYYEIRRETTAIEYSKINDRTTLVRSNDESSMVSNRIKNFECEERSMPARRYDDNVDLKESKIDKKIDEKRTIDTRSVFNNDISYTMIAKKKIVDPSKEIKGIIVDPSSRSSNVFDETRVGRINEVSSKIDRMKSSFEFSEKEQEKFENNQEKEEDEEDENNDDYDEDDDDDDDGFDLSQPPQRRHLSQEVTNRTDYERNSGINRFASNTENNTCFVFYCTV